One stretch of Pontiella desulfatans DNA includes these proteins:
- the pdxA gene encoding 4-hydroxythreonine-4-phosphate dehydrogenase PdxA: MKRIGISIGDINGIGPEVTLKAVGLHDWPRDVEFMLYGPVTAIKMQARELKLELPEHVHLRDVGIDVAWNVGSVAVDASQAAELAIRRVVEGCLSGDLDAMVTAPICKEGFHEAGIHVPGHTELLASLTGTSTFGMMLMGGGLRVMLVTRHLPISDVPKALTKELVREHIELTGQALKLFGIENGKIGVCGLNPHAGDGGVLGCEEKTLINPAIQEARKKGFHVSDAVPADTIFYEALRGDYDAVVAMYHDQGLAPLKMIGFDEGINVTLGLPIIRTSPDHGTAFGIAGKNEASPKSMQNAIALAIEMAGKPNPWKNK; the protein is encoded by the coding sequence ATGAAACGGATCGGAATCAGTATTGGCGATATCAATGGCATTGGCCCCGAGGTCACGCTTAAGGCGGTTGGTTTGCATGATTGGCCGCGCGATGTGGAGTTTATGCTCTATGGCCCGGTCACCGCAATCAAGATGCAGGCGCGTGAGTTGAAGCTGGAGTTGCCTGAACATGTCCATTTGCGCGATGTCGGAATTGACGTGGCGTGGAATGTGGGCTCGGTGGCCGTTGATGCTTCTCAGGCGGCGGAGCTAGCGATCCGGCGGGTGGTCGAGGGCTGCCTGAGCGGGGATTTGGATGCCATGGTTACGGCGCCGATCTGCAAGGAGGGCTTTCATGAAGCTGGAATTCACGTGCCGGGGCATACCGAATTGCTGGCTTCCCTGACCGGCACTTCAACCTTCGGCATGATGCTGATGGGCGGTGGGCTGCGCGTGATGCTCGTGACGCGCCACCTGCCGATTTCCGACGTGCCGAAAGCGCTGACGAAGGAGCTGGTTCGTGAACACATCGAATTGACCGGCCAAGCCCTAAAGTTGTTTGGGATCGAAAATGGAAAAATCGGCGTGTGTGGCCTCAACCCCCATGCCGGCGATGGCGGGGTGCTGGGTTGCGAGGAAAAGACGCTGATCAACCCGGCCATCCAGGAAGCGCGTAAAAAGGGGTTCCATGTTTCCGATGCGGTTCCGGCCGATACGATTTTTTATGAAGCCTTGAGAGGGGACTATGATGCGGTGGTGGCGATGTACCACGACCAAGGCTTGGCTCCGCTGAAAATGATTGGTTTCGACGAGGGGATCAACGTAACGCTCGGCCTGCCGATCATCCGCACCTCGCCCGACCACGGCACCGCCTTCGGCATTGCCGGGAAAAACGAGGCCTCGCCGAAAAGCATGCAAAACGCAATCGCCCTCGCCATCGAAATGGCCGGCAAGCCCAACCCTTGGAAAAACAAGTAG
- the rsmA gene encoding 16S rRNA (adenine(1518)-N(6)/adenine(1519)-N(6))-dimethyltransferase RsmA, producing the protein MMSEEPKLTSPKEVRGLLAQLGHRPNKGLGQNYLIDANILDIIAATAQIQPDESVLEIGPGLGALTERIIPQAKSVTCIEKDPTMVKYLKSRFSSFTLVESDALDVDMDALFEKGITKVAANLPYSVASRLMVDIAECAHRPELMSLTIQKEVADRLCAPPGDGHYGVLGILTGVYYENKLVKKISPTCFLPPPKVWSAVVKMERRSEPLIEEELYPLFKKLVKGCFSQRRKQIGTILKKLGVEPVDPILADAGIEHAERPEKIEIERWAQLARVLSR; encoded by the coding sequence ATGATGTCTGAAGAACCGAAATTGACGAGCCCGAAGGAAGTGCGCGGACTGCTGGCGCAACTGGGGCACCGCCCGAACAAGGGGCTGGGGCAAAACTATCTGATCGATGCCAACATCCTCGACATCATCGCCGCCACCGCCCAGATCCAGCCGGACGAATCCGTGCTCGAAATCGGACCAGGCCTCGGCGCGCTGACGGAACGGATTATTCCCCAGGCCAAGTCGGTGACCTGCATCGAGAAGGATCCGACGATGGTGAAATACCTGAAGTCGCGCTTCTCCAGCTTCACCCTCGTTGAGTCCGATGCGCTGGACGTCGATATGGATGCGCTGTTCGAAAAGGGCATCACCAAGGTGGCGGCCAATCTGCCGTATTCCGTGGCGAGCCGCTTGATGGTGGATATTGCCGAGTGCGCGCACCGCCCGGAACTGATGTCGCTCACCATCCAGAAGGAGGTGGCGGATCGGCTGTGCGCCCCGCCCGGCGATGGGCATTATGGCGTGCTCGGGATCCTGACCGGTGTCTACTATGAAAACAAGCTGGTCAAAAAAATCAGCCCGACCTGTTTTCTGCCTCCACCAAAGGTGTGGTCGGCCGTGGTGAAGATGGAGCGGCGTTCTGAACCGCTCATTGAAGAGGAGCTATATCCGCTGTTCAAGAAGCTGGTGAAGGGCTGTTTTTCCCAGCGCCGCAAGCAGATCGGCACCATTCTCAAAAAACTCGGCGTTGAGCCGGTCGATCCCATTCTTGCCGACGCGGGAATCGAGCACGCCGAACGCCCCG